In Thermostichus vulcanus str. 'Rupite', the sequence ACCCTTGGTCACTTTTTTGGAGTTTTCATTGCTCTCCCCATCCCTCCTGCAACACAGTCAACCACAACTCACAAAGGATCCCTATGGTCACCACTGCCTCCAGCCCCAATGGCTCGGCCAGCTTCGATCCCTACACCTCAGTTTTGGCCAATTACTACACCCCCAGTGCCTATCTACAAAGTGATTTGGAATCGGGCCTGCTGGAAAGTCGCCGTGGGGACCGTCTTTTGGCCCTTCCGGAAGCGCTGCTGCGGGGGATTTACAGTGGCTTGGAATACGAGACCGGGCAGGCGGCCCGCTTGGTTTTGCGCAACTGTGGTCGGATGTGGGGGAAAGAATTTTTTCGCCGCTTTGCCCAGGAGCTTTCGGAGTACTATCAAAAGCCGCTGGCGGAACTAGAAATGGGTCTGTTTCTACAAAATTTGGGGCAAGCCTGGAAGACCCACGGTTGGGGGTTGATCGAGATCGACTGGACCTACAAAGATCAAGGGGTTTTGGTGGTGTCCATCCGCAACTCTCCCTTCGCCGCTCTCACACCTGCCCATTTCACCCGCCCCATGGGCTTTCTGGAGGCAGGCTTGCTGGGCACTTGGTTTAGCCAGTTGACCGGTCAGGATCTGATCGCTGTGCAGACCACCAGCGAAGCTTTGGGGGCCAAGAGCAATTTGTTTGTCCTCTCCACCGCCACCCGCCTTAAAGATGGGGAAGCCTGGGTGGACTCTGGCCTCAGCCACGATCAAGTCCTAGAAAAGCTGTTGCAACCGACCCCAACCGTGTGATTACTGCTGCGCCTGTCAAAGCAGGATCCTACTCGGTATAATTTTCTGAAAGCCAGACGAA encodes:
- a CDS encoding V4R domain-containing protein — translated: MVTTASSPNGSASFDPYTSVLANYYTPSAYLQSDLESGLLESRRGDRLLALPEALLRGIYSGLEYETGQAARLVLRNCGRMWGKEFFRRFAQELSEYYQKPLAELEMGLFLQNLGQAWKTHGWGLIEIDWTYKDQGVLVVSIRNSPFAALTPAHFTRPMGFLEAGLLGTWFSQLTGQDLIAVQTTSEALGAKSNLFVLSTATRLKDGEAWVDSGLSHDQVLEKLLQPTPTV